The Methylomarinum vadi genome has a window encoding:
- a CDS encoding ASCH domain-containing protein, protein MPSLNFKPQFVSAIEQGLKRQTIRKLRKRPFKAGDTLYLFTRMRTANCRRIGQFTCKQVKAIRIEPQRIFIEDELLTDRQRHELALADGFADSVEMMRFFSTQHTLPFIGQIIYW, encoded by the coding sequence ATGCCTAGCCTGAATTTCAAGCCTCAATTTGTCAGTGCGATTGAACAAGGACTGAAACGGCAGACGATACGCAAGCTGCGTAAACGTCCGTTCAAGGCGGGCGATACGTTGTATTTGTTTACCCGGATGCGGACCGCTAATTGCCGCCGAATCGGTCAATTCACCTGCAAACAAGTAAAGGCCATTCGTATCGAGCCTCAGCGAATTTTCATCGAAGACGAACTCTTAACCGATCGGCAGCGTCACGAATTAGCGCTCGCCGACGGGTTTGCCGACAGCGTCGAGATGATGCGTTTTTTCAGTACCCAGCATACACTTCCTTTTATCGGTCAAATAATTTATTGGTAA